The following is a genomic window from Amycolatopsis acidiphila.
CTCGCACGCCTGCTGATGGCGGTCGTCGCGCGGCCCTGGTTGTTGCGGCTACAGGGTCTCGTGCGGCGTCACGCGCGGACGAAGGTGCGCGGTCGTACGTATTCGCTGATGCTCGGATGTGTCGAGCGCGGGCTGTATCCCCGCGTGAGCCGGGCCGCGCTGAGGCTCGCGCCGGGGATGCAGGCGCCGCGTGCGCAGGGGTGTTGCGGTGCCTTGCATGCGCACAACGGCTCGTCCGTCCAGGGCGCGGAAATGGCCGAGGCGCTGGGAAAGCGGCTGCCCGGCACAATCGTGACGACGGCAGGCGGCTGTGCGGCGCACCTTTCCGCGCACCTCGGGCGGGACCGGGTCAAGGAGTTCAGCGAGTGGCTCGTCGAGATGGGCGCGTGGCCTCAGGGCGAGGTACGCGTCGATGGGCGGCGGGCGCGGGTCGCGCTGCAGGATTCCTGTCACCTGCGCAACGGGATGGGCGTCACACGCCAGCCGCGCGAACTCATCAAGGCGGTGGCGGAGTACGTCGAGCTACCGGGCGCGGGCGGCTGCTGCGGCGCCGCGGGCACGTATTCGCTGCTGCGCGGCGCGGACAGCCGGAAGGTGCTGGCGCCGAAGCTGGCGGAGATCGAGGCCGCACGGGTGGATTTCGTGGTCGTCGTGAACCCCGGTTGCCTGCGGCAACTTGAGCAGGGTCTGCGGCGGAGCGGCTCCCGCGTCAAGGCGGTGCATTTAGCCGAGCTGCTCACGTGGGCCGAGGAATGAGCGCCTGAACTGAACCCCTGGCTCGCCATTTCCCCGCCCGACAGGGTGGGAGAATGGCGCAACGGATCAGGGTGGCTGTTTCCGGTGCCGGCGGTGGAGTCGGCCAGAGCATTCTCAAAGCCTTGCAGGACAGCGAGTACGACGTGGTCGCGCTGGACGGCGACAGGCTGGCGGCTGGGCTCTACACGACCAACCGGTCCTATCTGGTGCCCCGCCCCGCCGATCCCGATTTCCTCGACAGGATGCTGGAAATCTGCCGCGCCGAGAAATGCCGCCTGCTTTTCCCCGGCCTGGACACCGAACTGCGGCCGCTCGCGGAGAACACCGACCGGTTCGCCGAACACGGCATCACGGTGGTCGTCAGCTCGCCGGAGGTCGTGGACATCGGGGACAACAAGTTCCGCACCTACTCGATCCTGCGCGAGCACGACATCTCCGTGCCCGAGACGGTCGACATGGCGGTTCCGGGCGCACAGCCGCCCGCGTTCCCGTTCATCCTCAAGCGTCGGGAGGGCGGCTCGCGGTCGAAGGACGTCTTCCTCGTCCGCGACGCGGGCGATCTCGCCGAGCTGACCGTCGATCCGGCGGAGTTCGTGGCACAGGAGTACATCGAGGGCGACGAGTACACCTGCGGCTCGGTCAGCTTCGACGGTGACTGCAAGGGCGTCATCGCGATGCGCCGGACGCTGCGCGACGGCGACACCTACAAGGCCTTCGCGGTGCGCGACCAGGTCGTCGAAGACGAGGTGCGGAAGGTCATCGCCGCGATCAAGCCGTTCGGCGCGTGCAACGTGCAGCTGCGGGTGCGGGACGGGAAGCCGTACATCTTCGAGATCAACGCACGCTGCTCCGGCACCACGGCGGCCCGGGCGCTGTGCGGGTTCAACGAGCCACGGATGATCGCCGACTACCTCTGTCACCAGCGCGAACCGGACTTCCAGGTGCGGGAGCAGGCCGTGTTGCGGTACTGGAAGGAGCTGGTCGTGCCGAACGAGCTCATCGACGAGCTGGGCAGGCACGGCAGTCTGTACCGGTCGGGCACGGACCAGCTCTAGCCATGCTGCTCGCGGTGTTCAGCGATGTGCACGGCAACCTGCCCGCGCTGGAGCGGATGCTGGCGGACGCCGGCGCTGTGGACGGGTACGTGTGCCTCGGCGACACCGTGAACTACGGGCCGTGGAGCAACGAGTGCGTCGATCTCGTCGATTCTCTGCCGAACCTGGTGTCCCTGCGCGGGAACCACGAGGACTACTTCCTGCGCGGGGAATACGGCGGAAGCAACGAACTGGCGCGAATGTTCTTCGCATTTTGTTCCGGCACGTTCGACCGGCTGGAATCGCTCAGAAGGCTCGATGTCGAATATCGGGTGAACGACATCGTCTTCTCGCACACGATCGGCGATCGGTACATCTTTCCGGACACTCCGGTGGAACTCGACTCCGACCGGATCATCGGGCACACGCACCGGCAGTTCCTCGTCCGGCGACCGCCCTTCTTCTTGTGCAACAGCGGAAGCGTCGGGCAGAATAGAGCGTCCATCGACGTCATCGACTACCTGCTGGTCGAGACCGGGACCAGGGATGTGCGGCTGCGGCAGCTGAGTTACGACTGCCGACTGATCATCAACGAGATGAAGGCCCGGCACTATCCGGCCGAGTGCGTCGCATACTACGAAAACAAACCGCGTCGCCGGTAGGTTTTTTCTACTTTCGGTAATCGAAACGGCTTGTTTCCTGCCCGGAACGGCGTAACATGTGATGCTTCTCCCACCCTAACTGTTACCCGACTCTGCTCTCGGGCCGAACACCCCGACACGGCCGCCCCCGAGGAGGTGCAGGGATCAGATGTCCTTACCGCTGCACGGACACGAGCTGTTCCGCTCGACGAACCTCGACGAGATCCGCACGCACATGAGCGGCGTCCTCTGCCCGCACGAGGTCGGCATCCGCGACCGTGACGTCGTGCTCGACGCCCAGATGAACTCGCTGCACCTCGGCGACATCGGACTGAACTACGTGCACTACGGCGCTTCGGTGTGGGTCGATCCCGGGTGCACGAAGGACTTCATCGCGCTGCAGATCCCGATGAGCGGATTGAGCAAGATCCGTTGCGGCACGGAGGAGATCGAGTCGACCCCTGACGTGATGCTGGTGAGCCGCCAGGACGAGCCGCTGCGGATGGAGCTGTCCGCCGGCGCTCAGCTGCTGGTCACGAGAATGTCCTGGCCCTTCCTGGTGGACACCCTCAGCGCACTCCTTGGCGTCAGCGCGCCGTGGCCGCTGCGTTTCGAACTCGGCATGAACGTTCGCGCCGAGCCGCAGCAGGCGTGGTTCCAGCTGCTCGTGCAATGCTACCGCCGCGCGAGCCAGCCGACCTGGATCCCCAGTCGCCGCCTGTGGGGTCCGCACTTCAAGGAGCAGCTCGCCCTCGGCCTGCTGCGTGCGCAGCCGAACAACTACAGCGAGATCCTCGCCGCGTCGCCGTTGCCGGCGTCGCATCGCGTGCTGCGTCAGGCGATGGCGGTGCTGGACGGCTCGCCCGAGTACTCCCACACCGAGTGTTCGCTGGCCCGCAAGCTCGCGGTCAGCGCCCGCTCGTTGGACGCCGCCTTCAGGTCCTACCTCCACACCTCCCTGCCCGGGCACCTCTTCCACGTCCGCCTCCGCCGGGCGTTCGTCGACCTGCTCGAAGCCCAGCCCGGCCAGGTCACGGTCGATCAGGTGGCGCGGCGGTGGGGCTTCACGCCCGAGGGCTTCCGCAGGTGCTACCAACGCGAGTTCGGCGAGTCGCCAGAGGAGACGCTGCACCGGTGATGTCAAGCCGTTGACCTCCTGTTGCACCAGCTCTAGGCTGACGAATGAAACAGCCGTTCCAATGACAGAGAACATGAGACGATGGCTGAAGAAACCCAGGAGGGCGACGCCCTGCTCGGCCCGCACATCCTGCACATCCAATCCGGACATGAGCTCGCCCGGCGTCAGAGCCCGGGCCCGAGCGGTCGTCTGCTCGCGGGCAAGCTCGCAGCCGACTGCCAGGCCTCACTCGAGCTACTGCAACCACAGTCCGACTACGTGGTGCTCGTCGTGCTCACCGAGCGTGTCGTCGTCCGGCACGGTGACGCGTACCTCGAAGCCGGCAACGGCTCGCTGCTGGCCGCCGCCCCGCACCAGCGGCTCAGCATCGAGTTCGGTCCCGATTCGCTCGTACGCGTGGTGCGCATCGACCCCGCCTTCGTACACGCGCGGCTCGCGCCGCGGCTGGCCTTCCCGCCGGAGGGCCTGGTGTCGTTCGCGCCGGTGGTGACGTCGTTGCGTGGCGCCAACGACACGGTGACCAAGAGCCTCCTGCGATTCCTGACCGGCGCTCCGGGGCGGTTCACCGAACGCTCGGAGGAGGTCTTCGTCGACTGGCTGCTGCACCACCAGCAGCACACGTATTCCGGGCGGTCGCGTGACCGCGTGGAACGCGATGAGGTGGCCGCGTACGTCCAGCTGCTGATGGACAACTATCCCTTCGTCGGAAGGATGGAGTACTACGCGCGGGCCGCGGGAGTCACGCTTCGGGACCTGATCGCCGCCTTCCGGGAATCCGGCTGCCTGCCGCATGAATACCTGCGCTCGGTGCGTCTCGACTGCGTCCGCCGGCTCCTCGAGAGCGGCGAGTGCTCGTCGGTTCGCAAAGCCGTGACGGACTGCGGTTTTCGCGAGAACGTCCAGTTCCACAGGTGGTACTTCCAGCAATACGGCGAATCGCCGTGGGAAACGCTACGCCGGGCAAGATCGGAGTGATGAGTGCTGAGGGTTCCCGACGTCCTGGTCAGTGTCCGGCACAAGGGGTTTCCGGCCGCGGCGGTCGGCCACCCGGCAAGCGAGGTCTCCGCCGCGCTCGATGACTTCCTCACGCCTGTCCTCGTGGTGAAGGACAGCGCACTCCGGCACAACCTCGCGACGATGGCGCGCTTCTGCGAAGACCACGCGCTGTCGCTGTCGCCTCATGTGAAGACCACGATGTCGCCGGAGATCGCCGCCGCGCAGCTCGAGCACGGCGCCTGGGCGCTCACCCTCGCGACGCCCAGCCAGGTCAGGATCTTCCGAAGCCTTGGCGCGCAACGCATCGTCCTCGCCAACGAGCTCGTCGACCCGGCGGCGATCGACTGGATCGCCGCGGAGATGGCTGCCGACCCGGAGTTCACCTGCTATTGCTACGTCGACTCCCTCGACGGGGTCGACATCCTGGAAAAGGAGCTGGGACAACGGGAACGTCGCCGTGCGTTCCCGGTCATCCTGGAGCTCGGCGTGCCCGGCGGGCGGGCCGGCGCACGGGATCTCGACCAGCTGCGACTGATCGCCGAGCGTGTGACGGCCTCGGCGCAACTGCGGCTCGCGGGGGTCGGCGGCTTCGAAGGGGTCATCGGTGGTGCGCTCGACGCCAAGCTCCTGGCGGAGGTTCGCGCCTACCTGCGTCGGCTGCGTGACGCGGCCGACGAACTGTCGCACGAGGGCGAGTTCATCATCACCGTCGGCGGTAGTGCGTTCCCCGAGCTGGTGGCCGACGAGCTCGGACCGTCCTGGCAGCGAGGCCGCCCGATCCGCGTCGTGCTGCGCAGCGGCTGTTACGTCACCCACGACTCGCTGGCGTACCAGCAGTTCCGCGACCTGTTGGCGACCGAGTACCAGTCGTTGGCCCTGCGGCCCAGCCTGGAGCTGTGGGGGCGCGTGCTGTCCACTCCGGAACCCGGACTGGCCATTCTCGACTTCGGCAAGCGGGACACGGGTGTGGACGCGGGCTTTCCCGTGCCGCTGCACCGGATCCGCCGCGGGTCGACGGTGCTGGAACAGGCGCCACCGGGCGAGCTGACAGCGTCGAACGATCAGCACGCCTACTTCCGCGGCGAGCTGGAGGTGGGCGACCGGGTCGGGTTCGGCATCTCCCACCCGTGCACCACCTTCGACAAGTGGCAGCTGATCCCCGTCGTCGACGACTCGTACGTCCTTTGTGGAACGGTGCAGACGCTGTTCTAGCGCTCGCTGCTGTCGGACTCGGGCCACCACTGGTCGAGGATCTCCATCCGTGCGTCCAGGAGCGACGGGTCGCGCAGGTCGATGATGTGCACGCCGTTCCAGCGGCGGAACCCGATGCCCTCGAGCATTGCCCCGGCGCGCACGCTTGCCAGCTCCGCCGCCACCCGGTCGCCGGGGCAGGGGAACTCCAGCGGCGACACCCGGCTCGCGCCGATCCGGGCGTTGGGGGCGAGGATGCGCAGCGCGCTCGCGACCAGTGCGGCGCCCAGGCCGTGCCCGCGCCAGCCCTCGACCAGCTCGACCCGGCGCAGGATGACCATCCGCGGTGGCCCGGGGGAGATCTGCTTGTCCAGCTCGGGGTGCAGCTTGCCCTCGTCGGGGTCGATGACGGTCTCGGCGATGAACTCCAGTGCCC
Proteins encoded in this region:
- a CDS encoding AraC family transcriptional regulator, with the translated sequence MAEETQEGDALLGPHILHIQSGHELARRQSPGPSGRLLAGKLAADCQASLELLQPQSDYVVLVVLTERVVVRHGDAYLEAGNGSLLAAAPHQRLSIEFGPDSLVRVVRIDPAFVHARLAPRLAFPPEGLVSFAPVVTSLRGANDTVTKSLLRFLTGAPGRFTERSEEVFVDWLLHHQQHTYSGRSRDRVERDEVAAYVQLLMDNYPFVGRMEYYARAAGVTLRDLIAAFRESGCLPHEYLRSVRLDCVRRLLESGECSSVRKAVTDCGFRENVQFHRWYFQQYGESPWETLRRARSE
- a CDS encoding AraC family transcriptional regulator; amino-acid sequence: MSLPLHGHELFRSTNLDEIRTHMSGVLCPHEVGIRDRDVVLDAQMNSLHLGDIGLNYVHYGASVWVDPGCTKDFIALQIPMSGLSKIRCGTEEIESTPDVMLVSRQDEPLRMELSAGAQLLVTRMSWPFLVDTLSALLGVSAPWPLRFELGMNVRAEPQQAWFQLLVQCYRRASQPTWIPSRRLWGPHFKEQLALGLLRAQPNNYSEILAASPLPASHRVLRQAMAVLDGSPEYSHTECSLARKLAVSARSLDAAFRSYLHTSLPGHLFHVRLRRAFVDLLEAQPGQVTVDQVARRWGFTPEGFRRCYQREFGESPEETLHR
- a CDS encoding (Fe-S)-binding protein, which produces MIFDDDLLERCISCGFCLPACPTYSLTADESSSPRGRITLMRALETGQLEPDDPTLVEQSSFCLGCRACEPVCPAGVQYGDLLEQWRDHQWQGRNRPVLARLLMAVVARPWLLRLQGLVRRHARTKVRGRTYSLMLGCVERGLYPRVSRAALRLAPGMQAPRAQGCCGALHAHNGSSVQGAEMAEALGKRLPGTIVTTAGGCAAHLSAHLGRDRVKEFSEWLVEMGAWPQGEVRVDGRRARVALQDSCHLRNGMGVTRQPRELIKAVAEYVELPGAGGCCGAAGTYSLLRGADSRKVLAPKLAEIEAARVDFVVVVNPGCLRQLEQGLRRSGSRVKAVHLAELLTWAEE
- a CDS encoding ATP-grasp domain-containing protein, translating into MAQRIRVAVSGAGGGVGQSILKALQDSEYDVVALDGDRLAAGLYTTNRSYLVPRPADPDFLDRMLEICRAEKCRLLFPGLDTELRPLAENTDRFAEHGITVVVSSPEVVDIGDNKFRTYSILREHDISVPETVDMAVPGAQPPAFPFILKRREGGSRSKDVFLVRDAGDLAELTVDPAEFVAQEYIEGDEYTCGSVSFDGDCKGVIAMRRTLRDGDTYKAFAVRDQVVEDEVRKVIAAIKPFGACNVQLRVRDGKPYIFEINARCSGTTAARALCGFNEPRMIADYLCHQREPDFQVREQAVLRYWKELVVPNELIDELGRHGSLYRSGTDQL
- a CDS encoding metallophosphoesterase family protein; protein product: MLLAVFSDVHGNLPALERMLADAGAVDGYVCLGDTVNYGPWSNECVDLVDSLPNLVSLRGNHEDYFLRGEYGGSNELARMFFAFCSGTFDRLESLRRLDVEYRVNDIVFSHTIGDRYIFPDTPVELDSDRIIGHTHRQFLVRRPPFFLCNSGSVGQNRASIDVIDYLLVETGTRDVRLRQLSYDCRLIINEMKARHYPAECVAYYENKPRRR
- a CDS encoding alanine racemase; its protein translation is MLRVPDVLVSVRHKGFPAAAVGHPASEVSAALDDFLTPVLVVKDSALRHNLATMARFCEDHALSLSPHVKTTMSPEIAAAQLEHGAWALTLATPSQVRIFRSLGAQRIVLANELVDPAAIDWIAAEMAADPEFTCYCYVDSLDGVDILEKELGQRERRRAFPVILELGVPGGRAGARDLDQLRLIAERVTASAQLRLAGVGGFEGVIGGALDAKLLAEVRAYLRRLRDAADELSHEGEFIITVGGSAFPELVADELGPSWQRGRPIRVVLRSGCYVTHDSLAYQQFRDLLATEYQSLALRPSLELWGRVLSTPEPGLAILDFGKRDTGVDAGFPVPLHRIRRGSTVLEQAPPGELTASNDQHAYFRGELEVGDRVGFGISHPCTTFDKWQLIPVVDDSYVLCGTVQTLF